ttcctcgctatatctctgaactaaaacagctcatattccgcctgggcaCCTCACAACCCAACGGTGTGAGGTTTGAATTCATAAAGTTTAATTCAATTAACAACGACCTCTCTTcctttctcacccccccctccccatcttccttATGCCCCACCGATGCACCCCCATGTCTCCCACTATGCTGCTTAACAATCCCAAACCTGTCCCCTTCAACATAACCCttgcctctggcttcacattacgCGCACGTTCACTGCTGATCTCACGAGCATTTATTAAATCTCCTtagcatttctggcctttgtccgccCATCTGAtaatcaacaccccccccccctcacctgtatccacctatcacttgcatggTTTTTTTCTGGGcatcacctctcttccagctttgtttTAACCCCTCCTCTAGTGTAAGGGTCAAACAGACCGTGTCATCTAAAATGCTGTTTTCAGCCACATTTTGCAGCACAGCATTCCAATCCCTTCTGAAACAAGTCGATGGTTTCGAAGACGTTTCCAAACGGGGCGAAGATGTTCGAACATGTTCCCAAACAATTCAGGTTATGACTGAGTTTGCTGAGCAGAAACACTGCAATAGCGGGGCGGACCACCTGCGCCCCCCTGCCGCGAGTAGTGCAGAAACGGTGCGCCTAACGGGCAGCCGATTGCCTCACGTGAAGGagtatggcacggtctgaatggacgaggAACCGTAAAATACCGTGTCGGGCGCCTTCCCAGAACAGCAGAGAACCCCGGCCTCGGACCGTGTCGGAAACGGTGCCAGGAGATCGACAACAGGTCACTACACGGCGGCGCACGTTGCTGTGTACTCGGGGTACGCCAGTGTGTACGCGGATACATGGCTCTGTGTGCATTATTTGGTAGTGTAATAAAATACCTTGGTACATAAAACTCTGTTGTCAGAATCCGGTGATCTATCAAACACAGCACCTCCTTCTACAATCATTCTgtagagggtcttgacctgaaacctcgtCAACCcaaattccccagagatgctgcttggcccgtggAGTTACCCCATCGCTTTGTGTCAATTTTCTGTAAAGCAGATTCTGCGGTTCCTTGAGTGCCCCTGGTGATCAACGTCGGGCTGGGCTGCGAGTGGTGGGTCTGGCTCACTGTGCTGCTCTCCGGGGCTGGAGGGGTTAACAGGGCATGCAGGCGGAAACCGTTTCCATTGTGGAACCCGTCCACAATAAGGAACAGCTGGGTCTTACATCAGAGCTGGGCCGCGCAGGGTTAATGTCAGGGACCTTCTGCACAGGAAGGCCAGTGGAAATCAAGACGACTTTCACCGAGAAGATGAATGTGTTGCACGCAGTAACAGAGTATTCTCTTTCCTGCTTGTTATGCAACCAAATCTCAGCGATTGTCGCGCGTCTGTCACCTCACAACACAACACTCTCTCCAGGTCTTTGATTTTATTGCAGACTTTATTTTACCAGCAGTCGCTCTAAGTTGATGTTTAACCACCGTTTCACGCTCTACGTAGGGCTAACTTAATACATCTCCCATTTCGTTTCTGCCTTTCCTTAGACTGCCCGGCACTCGCCCGCCCGGTTCCTGTCACGTTCAGACTCGTTTAACGTGTTGCCAGCCTCTTGCTGGTGTGTAATCAGTGGCAGCAAAACAACattattcagcacagaatcaaTTCCCCGCGCACTGCAGGGCGTGTAGTTGACAGTTGCAGTTCTGTGCGGGTCCTCAGCTTCCTGAAGGCGgaagcgttttgaaccaggaaatggtcggaattaaaaatggcttcgaaacaccAGATCCAGAGTTTAAGTGAAGACGcgatttgtcccatttgcctggatttcttcagcgATCCGGcgacactggagtgcgggcacaacttctgcctctcctgtatcacacagagttgggacaaggaggggagaaactcctgcccggaatgtagagaggagttggCAGACCGCAGCCTCAAagtaaatcgggccttggcgagtatcactgagaaagctcgagcactgagcctgaacacggaagggaaggaaagtaaacttcactgtgaggaacatcaggaagaactaaagctgttttgtgaaaccgacAAGAAACTGGCCTGCCTGAGTTGCGTAGCtgcgcgggaacacaagtctcacagtttCATGTCGATTCaagaagctgttgaaagctaCAAGGTAAAGGCAAACAGAGTTTCATTCGCTGATGATTTTTCCATTCAGCCTTTTGCGGACCGCGCTCTCTTTGCGACTGTTCggttcacccagcctcccacccacaccaGCGCTTCCCCTGGTACTTGCCCCAGCCACCgctggagatgaaacacctgtccctataccttctccctcacgtccatgcagggactccagcagtccttgCAGGTGAGAGAGCCGGGGCTCTCTGCTGATACGTAGAACAgagcaacatagaaaaataggtacaagagtaggccattcggaccgtcgagccagcaccgccattcaatatgatcatggcgaatcatctaaaatcagtaccccgttcctgcttttcccccacatcccttgattcccttcgccctaaaatttgatctaactctctcttgaaaacatccagtgagttggcctccactgccttctgtgacagagaattctacagattcacaactctctgggtgaaaaggtttttcctcatctcagtcctaaatggccgaccccttattcttaaactgttgccctggttctggactcccccaacatcgggaaaaatttccgacatctatcctgtccaatcctccaagaaatttatatgtttctatgatccgctctcattcttctaaattccagcaaacacAAGTCCAATCGACCTACTCTTTCATCATACCCCTGTTCcgccatcccgtgaattaacctggtgaaccaacactgcactccctcaaaacccataatgtccttcctcgaattaaaacaccaaaattgcacacaatactccaggtgcggtctcaccagggccctctacaactgcagtctTAACCCCTTGCTCCTAaaatcaaatcctctcgcaatgaaggccaacataccattgcctttcatcactgcctgctatacctgcatgcttaccttcagtgagtgatgtacaagcacacccaggtctcgttgcacttccctttctcctaatctaacaccattcagataataatctgccttcctgttcttgccaccaaagtggataacctcacatttatgaaaattatactgcatctgtcgtgcatctgcccactcacccaacctgttcaagtaacgccgcagcctcatagcatcctcctcgcaactcacactcccaccaaactttgtgtcatcggcaaacgtagagatgttacatttaattgactcatctaaatcgttaatttatattgtaaataactggggtcgcagcaccgaaccctgcggcaccccactagtcactgcctgccattctgaaaaggacccattaatttgtacactttgcttcctgtctgccaaccagttctctatccatgtaaacactgtacccacaataccatgtgttgTAATTGTgaacactaatctcttatgtgggaccttgtcaaaggctttttgaaagtccagctacaccacatccactggctctagtttatccattctacttgttacatcctcaaaaaaatccagaagattagtcaagcataatttccccttcataattccACGTTGACTTTGACCGAtaccgtcactgctttccacgtTTCCTGACACGATGAGATCTTCAACAGTTTATGGATGTTTGTAAACATTTCTTCATGTGTAGTTCAGTGTCCACGGTTCATTGGTTCCGTCTGGTCTAATTCTTTCACTGACGGATTctgaatctcaatcccaggagcagattaaaacttccttggagattctcacaaaaaataaatcagcgatggaggaaatggagcagcaacagaaagagaagatttctggagtccgggtaaggtttccagttcccttctctgatcttgtgctattgtcttagattccaggctcgataatgttgaccttcacctttcatttgacagaaacagtcacagaacctgttgacctacatcaaatcggtatttgctgaactgcgccagattctcaatgagaaagagcggCTCTTTCTCAAGGATCTCCGGGAAGATGAGGAGAGCATTCTAAATCCAATGGAGGATAATCTacgagcgattcaagaggagataaactctatTCAAGAGAAACTCTTAAAGCTACAGGAGCGGACagtttgatatttctgaaggtaggGGGTTACAGTTTCACTTTGATTCAGTGTAAGGGCACAATTACAAAATGAATGCCCAATTTCCCCTAACCCTTCCCACTTGGCGCCCAGCACATTCCCCCCAGTTGAGTTCCACGCCATGCCTCCATTGCATTCCCCATTTATCTTCCTGGTCAGATTCCAATTCAGTGGCCagtgtagacacataatgctggagtaactcagcgggacaggcagcatttatggagggatgaaataggtgacgtttcgggttgagacctttcgggtcagactgacggTAGAGACGATATGGTTCCTCCATTGATGACCTACATGGAGCAAGAGTAATCAGGGGTGCATGAAGGGGCAATGCTGGATCTCCATCAGCCTAGTAATACCGAacagccgactcctgcacctattgtctactaaaGTCCATTATTAAATATACTTTTACCTACAATTAATACTTCATACTGGACTGCTGGCGGCCCCACATCAGCATTAAGAACTGGGATCTGTCGGCACATTGTAACAATTGGCTGAAATTCCTGCTGTCACGATGTGGACGCtcagtgtaaattaattgatctttCTGATTTCATATCTTTCTGATCTtttatatttcaggaggaaactcaTCAGAAGAGGAGGTGAGACTCTGCACTGTTTTGGTAATTAACTCAGAAATCGTTGATGCGGGTCTTATAACCAGGTGTGTAATTCATGCAGGATAAGTGATGATAACAAGTCGCTCTCAGTAGCAGCCGGTGCCCTGGACGTTGGAAAGTTCGATGACCCATTTTTGTTCAACACGGTGTTGAGAGAAAAGACTGATTCCGTTAAAAGAGGTAAAACATAAATAAATGTTCATGATCTGtaagtattagaaacatagaaaataggtgcaggtggtggccattcggcccttcgagccggcaccgccattcattgtgatcatggttgatcagccacaatcaataacccgtgcctgccttctccccatatcccttgattccactagcccctaattcATTGCATGTAAAGGGCATATTTAATATTGGAAATGGGACTCAACTTACTCTTGTTCCAGGCTTGAATTATCTCCTTTATCCAACAGTTAACCGCTTGCGTTTAATATCTGGATAACATGCCTTGGAATTATCTTCAATCCGACTCGccaaggatccttcattgctcccTCTCGCCCTCCTGATTCCCTGTAGGTCAGCCAGGGGGGAGATTGAGGACATGTAGAGATTGGATCACATGCATTTGAAACGATGGAGATgtaggaaggggggtgggggttaatGAACAGAGTGGGGCTGATGTGCTGAACGttgttacactggaatttaaaaggatgagaggggatcttatcgaaacatataagattattaaggggttggacacgttagaggcagcaaacattttcccaatgttgggggagtccagaactaggggcaacagtttaagaataaggggtaggccatttaaatcggagatgaggaaaaactttctcaatcagagagttgtaaagctgtggaattttctctctcagaaggcagtggagaccagttctctgaatgcattcaagagagagctagatagagctcttaaggatagcggagttaatgggtattgggagaaggctggaacggggtactgattggatggtggtgctggctcgaagggccgaatggcctactcctgcacctattgtctattgttattcatTGCAATGTTTTCCCCAACTGTTTCCTCCGCTCGGCCAGGTCTATCCAGACACGGGGTTTGAAATCAGTAGCGTAAACCCCGTGGCAACAGATCCCCACGGAGTCTCCATCCAGCTGATTGAGTGTTGTCCCTGCTGTTGGATGTTGGTGGAGTTGCGCGCGGTCCTGATGCCAATTTACAGGAAGCGCAGTCCGTCATTCCCTTCCCAGActctcctccctgctctcccgcaatcctgccattgactccatttacacctcccgctgcctcggcaaggccagcagcataatcaagcacgagtcgcaccctggccactctctcttctccctctcccatcaggaaagaggtacagaagtgtgaaaacacacacctccagattcagagacagtttcttcccagctgttatcaggcaactgaatcatcctaccacaaccagagagcagtgctaaactactatcttccactttggtggccctcggattatccttgatcgcaccttgctggctttaccttgcactaaaaaatattcccacatcatgtatctgtaaacttattgattgtaatcatgtattgtgtttctactgactggttagcactcaacaaaatcttgtcactgtacctcgtcagtacatgcgacaataaactaaactgtaactcctCTTCCTGCACCAACAGTCCCACGCGGTCCCCTCCTTTCCTCGCTAATCCAGTCCGCTTCATCCTCCCGCCTAACGGCTCCTTATGCTCCATCTGAAGGCGTCTCCACATCTGTCTGTCCGCATCTGCTTCTCTCCCCTCTGCACAAGTGCAACTCCACCACGTTGGGAAAGGTTTATCCTGCCCACCCGACGTACCTGGGCTGCAACCCCGGGAAACCTCTCTGTTGTCCGCCCACCTGTGcctgagcggcctctcccccggtcccggggccgcactgcccgagtctccccccgatcccccggggactctctgattctctgcttctccccccagtctccgtcaccctggatgtggaaacagcgcatccggtgCTCGAGGTGTCTGACGATCGGAAGCgggtgagatggaccgggacACGGacgagtctccctgacaccgggaagaggtttacagaccggctgtgtgtgctgggatcggagggattcacatcggggagacattactgggaggtggaggtggcggggagtgagggctggagtctgggagtcgccacagagtctgtggagaggaaggtagAGGTCACACTgatcccggagactggagtctggagcatctggcggtGGGGTGACGAGTTTGTTGCAATCACCTCCCCTCGATCccatctccccgcccgtcccttccatgggagggtgggagtttatctcagttacgagtccgggacagtttcattttacgacgcagccaccaagtcccatctccacaccttcactgggaataaattcacggagaaactttatacTTTCTTCGGGACTTGGGATGGAGAGCAGTGGCTgataatctgctccggttccgctccgggtgtgtaaaagggtcgggtcccgggaccggtgtCAGGAGcgtggctcaggggctgtggggcagaagcccggtggacaacaggtcggcgctgagcggctcccatttaatccccaaactgcaacatgacctcccaacttccatcctcaatactctgactgatgaaggccaatgtgccaaaagcatttttgaccgccttatctacctgcgactcggccttcaaggaaccatgcccctgaactcctcgacccctctgctctacaacactccccagaggactaccgttcactgtgtgggtcctgcccttgttcgacgtcacaaaatgcaacacctcattacaacatcgcaggctccagtctgcgacccgctggcgcgcacatcacccgctgtggctccgctcacgtttgtaactctacacctttaacttgacgtttaataaagtctttaaaaataacccgtgtttgagttctctccgcgtctccgtacagagatctcttcaaacagcagacacaaggatccgttgatactggttttacaaaaggaaaaagaagcacagagtgctggagtaactcagcgggtcaggcagcatctgtggagaacatggatagatgacgtttcagagagctggagtaactcagcgggtcgggcagcatctctggataacatggataggtgatttttggcAGAGTGctagataactcagcgggtcactcagCATccgtggtgaacatggataggtgacgtttcacacagtgctggagtaactcggcgggtcaggcagcatctgtggagaacacagttatccatgttctccggagtttgtgcctgagccgctgagttagtttatgtccttgtgtctttttatgtttcGTTTATAGTATTTGGttgtagagacacagcacagaaacaggccattcggcccaccgtgtccgtgtcgaccagcgatcaccctgtacaataattctatcctacgtactagggacaatttgcaattttaccgaaaaaaaattaacctacaaacctgcaggttggaaaccggagcacccggagaaaccccactgggtcacaggtacaaactccgtactgacagcacccgtagtcaggattgaacctgggtctttggtgctgtgaggcagcaacactacccgctgcgccactgtgccgaccctggtttaggtttggagatacaacatggaaacaggcccttcggcccatcgtgtccacatcgcccatcgatcacccgttcacacactcctTCTGTGATATCCCACACTCTCATCCTCTCCTAATAGGGGGggtatttacagagggccgattaatccACTCGtctctggggtgtgtgtgtgggggggggggggagcacacggagaaaccccacgcggtcacggggagaacgtacaagctcccggGTACAGGGCAGGGGGTGGCGGGAGGAGGGGAGCTGCGTACGGGGTTACGTGTGGAAGCGGGTGagggctgagggagggagggaaggggtgggagccgccatcaaggggcgtggctgtgttctgcagctgcggctcaccggcagtctctccggtttttttttgtgttttttagtcaatgttgatgttaaatgtacgttttgttttatttttaattctgtgtatgtaggggggtggtgggggggttgggggaaaccttttttttaaatctcctcctcaacggagatgcgacctttaccgtgtcgtatctccgttcgcgcaacggcctagcatcgtggagtcggcggcctccagctgggatcgacctcgaagactccggtcgcagggcctggacttaccatctcggaggcttcggccgttgggccctgcagaccgcaacatctggagttcgcaggtccctggctggcgaccggcttttgggagctccagccgcagcagcttcgaccgccccgaagcacgaggcacgatcaacccgcccgcaggcccttcatcaccctgcgtggctcggccgcagcactttacatcgcccggtgggggctcaggactctcatcgccctgcgtggctcggccgcggcattttccatcgcccggtgggggctcagaactttcatcggcctgctcggctcggccctgggactttccatcgcccggtgggggcttcaaggggttgggagcctcgatcgcctcgtggcgccacgggagaagaacgaggaggagataagactttgccttccatcacagtgagagtatgcctagagcaatcactgtgatggctgttttgtgtaaaaaattgtatctgtgtgtcttgtgttctttaatgtctactgccggaccctgacgtgagaggacgctggcgttgattattcgccgcttttccgtcaggatagtttgtctgtttgtctgtttgtttctatgttaattgtatttgtaaagcgctttgtgcatgtgttaaggcgctatataaaataaatatattattattattattattatcttctgCTGCTTCTGCGCCTTCACTTTCTGCTCCACGCTCCTCCGCACCCGGTCCTGTGGGCAAGCGGCCCGTTAGACGGCAACCCCAGAACCCAGACCCCCGGGGGAGGGGGACACGGTGACCGCCCTCCCCTCACCAAcatacccctcactccaccccgctCACCCtacttcccctcacatccccctcccctttcgcTCCTCGCctcctcaccctccactcccccctccgacTCCCCCTGCTTCCCCTCACTcatccaccctcccctcactctttccctcacccactccttaccccaccccctctccccagctccctcTTCCacttcatcccctctccctcccccctccctctcctcccatccccatcccctctctccctcaccctctccccaccccatcccctctcccttcccccctccccactccctccctccccttccctccctccatccccctccctcactctctacgcccctcaccctctcccccctctccctccctccttccccctctcccctccccacatcccctctctccNNNNNNNNNNNNNNNNNNNNNNNNNNNNNNNNNNNNNNNNNNNNNNNNNNNNNNNNNNNNNNNNNNNNNNNNNNNNNNNNNNNNNNNNNNNNNNNNNNNNNNNNNNNNNNNNNNNNNNNNNNNNNNNNNNNNNNNNNNNNNNNNNNNNNNNNNNNNNNNNNNNNNNNNNNNNNNNNNNNNNNNNNNNNNNNNNNNNNNNNNNNNNNNNNNNNNNNNNNNNNNNNNNNNNNNNNNNNNNNNNNNNNNNNNNNNNNNNNNNNNNNNNNNNNNNNNNNNNNNNNNNNNNNNNNNNNNNNNNNNNNNNNNNNNNNNNNNNNNNNNNNNNNNNNNNNNNNNNNNNNNNNNNNNNNNNNNNNNNNNNNNNNNNNNNNNNNNNNNNNNNNNNNNNNNNNNNNNNNNNNNNNNNNNNNNNNNNNNNNNNNNNNNNNNNNNNNNNNNNNNNNNNNNNNNNNNNNNNNNNNNNNNNNNNNNNNNNNNNNNNNNNNNNNNNNNNNNNNNNNTgggtgtgagagggggggaggaggtgaggggcgggggtggggaaggaggggaggagggaaggcatTGGGAGCGCAgagcagggcggtcacggtggcacagcggtagagttgctgccttacagcgaatgcagcgccggagatccgggttccatcccgactacgggcgctgtctgtacggagtttgcacgttctccccatgacccgcgtgggttttctccgggtgctccattttcttcccgctctccaaagacgtgcaggtttgtcggttaattgtctcggtgtaaatgtaaagatgGTTCccagtaaatgtaaaaagtgttacTTCCAGTCTGcttcctggtggactcttcgcaaGTGAAGAGCACAAGATACAAGAGAGGGgtaagggtgggagggggtgaaatGATGGGGGACGCGGAAGGGGGAGTGTAGGGGGGAAGACCATGAATGTGGGGTGTGTGGGCAGTGAGTGGGACAGGGAcaggaggtggtgtgggggtgtgtgggtggaagggaggtgaactggggaggggagtgtgtgtgcgtgagggtgggggggggtgaagaaaggGGTAAACATTGCAACCGGTGGATGAGGTGCGGGGGGGgagtatttctgtgtgtgtgtgggggggggggtctgtgtgtgtgtaggggggggtctgtgtgtgtggggggggtgtgtgtggggtctctgtggggtctctgtgtgtgtgtgtagggggggtctgtgtgtgtgtgtgtgaggtctgtgtgtgtgtgtgggggggtctgtgtgtctgGGGGGTTCTGTGTGTCTGGGGggggtctgtatgtgtgtgtgtgtgtgggggtctgtgtgtctgtgggggggggtctgtatgtgtgtgtggggtctgtgtgtggggtctgtatgtgtgtctgtggggggggatctgtatgtgtgtgtctgggggggggtctgtatgtgtgtgtgtgtgtgggggggagcttgtgtgtggggggtttgtgtgtgtggtctgtatgtgtgggggtttgtgtgtgtgtgggggggggtgtgtgtgtggggtctatgtgtgggggtttgtgtgtgcgtggggggggggtgtgtgtgtgtggggtctgtgtgtgtgtgtggggtctgtatgtgtgtgtatgtgggggtctgtgtgtctggggggtggtctgtgtgtgtctgtggggggggtctgtatgtgtgtgtgtgtgggggggtctgtgtgtctgtggggggggtctgtatgtgtgtgtgtgtggggggggtctgtgtgtctgtgggggggtctgagtgtgtgtggggggagttgcCCCCCCctgtggggtgagaggggagtgggggggttccCCATGTGAGGGTGGGGGTCTCTCTGCGTGTCGCTGACCCTGCCTGTGTTACAGCTGCAGCCGGAGCTGATCTCACTGGAGCCGGAGCGCCTGGGGCAGGTCGACCCCCTCTCCTGGAACAGAGGCACCGCGACAGGGTGCAGCGCCCGAAACCCTCTCCCCgtcacccttcccccacctctcatGACCCTCTGCCTTCCCCCCCCGCAGGGCTACGACGCCACGGACACGGACAAGTTTGAGCCCCGGCGGCGGATGAAGGGCCGCAGCTCCAGCGGGAACCTGGATCGCAGGAAGAAGCTGGTGGCCAGCGGCAaccggagggtgagggagggggggagagggtgagggagggggggggagaaggagagaggggatgtggggaggggagagggggaaggagggagggagagggtgaggggggtagagagtgagggagggggatggagggagggaagggaggggggaagggagagggatggggtggggcgagggtgagggagaggggatgggggtgggaggagagggaggggggagggagaggggatgaagtGGAAGagggagctgggggagagggggtggggtaaggagtgggtgagggaaagagtgaggggagggaggatgagtgaGGGGAAGCatggggagtggagggtgaggaggcgaggagggaaaggggagggggatgtgaggggaagtaGGATGAGcggggtggagtgagtggggtaTGTTGGTGAGGGGAGGGcggtcaccgtctccccctccccctggggTCTGGGGTTGCCGTCTAA
The nucleotide sequence above comes from Rhinoraja longicauda isolate Sanriku21f chromosome 39, sRhiLon1.1, whole genome shotgun sequence. Encoded proteins:
- the LOC144611210 gene encoding zinc-binding protein A33-like — its product is MARSEWTRNRKIPCRAPSQNSREPRPRTVSETVPGDRQQVTTRRRTLLCTRGTPILNEKERLFLKDLREDEESILNPMEDNLRAIQEEINSIQEKLLKLQERTEETHQKRRISDDNKSLSVAAGALDVGKFDDPFLFNTVLREKTDSVKRVSVTLDVETAHPVLEVSDDRKRVRWTGTRTSLPDTGKRFTDRLCVLGSEGFTSGRHYWEVEVAGSEGWSLGVATESVERKVEVTLIPETGVWSIWRWGDEFVAITSPRSHLPARPFHGRVGVYLSYESGTVSFYDAATKSHLHTFTGNKFTEKLYTFFGTWDGEQWLIICSGSAPGV